One window from the genome of Rhodococcus sp. ABRD24 encodes:
- a CDS encoding Txe/YoeB family addiction module toxin, whose translation MKLVWDESAWEDYLWWQTQDRKVMRRINTLIKDIERNGNEGIGKPEPLKHGFHGYWSRRITDEHRLVYKISEDEIRIAACRYHYGS comes from the coding sequence ATGAAACTGGTCTGGGACGAGAGCGCCTGGGAGGACTACCTCTGGTGGCAGACCCAGGACCGCAAGGTCATGAGGCGGATCAACACCCTGATCAAGGACATCGAACGGAACGGGAACGAGGGCATCGGCAAACCCGAACCCCTCAAGCACGGCTTCCACGGCTACTGGTCGCGTCGGATCACCGACGAACACCGACTCGTGTACAAGATCAGCGAGGACGAGATCCGCATCGCGGCCTGCCGATACCACTACGGGAGCTGA
- a CDS encoding phosphoserine transaminase has translation MKRPGWNLEQLAGALLGRSHRAEAGKDRLKLAIELTRDVLRVPADHRIGIVPASDTGAVEMALWSLLGPRPVDVLAWESFGHGWGADIVDQLGLDTRVITAPYGELPDLTRVDSTDRDVVFTWNGTTSGVRVPNAEWIPLGRNGLTICDATSAAFAQPLDFERLDVVTFSWQKALGGEGAHGMLILSPRAVDRLETYTPRWPLPKLFRLTSNGRINEGIFRGETINTPSMLCVEDYIDALHWAGENDGLIGLVARADANAKVLTDWVDSRDWVTHLAVRPETRSNTSVCLTIVDPEVAAGGDEAAAACARGIVALLETQGVAYDIGSHRDAPPGLRIWCGATVETRDLAVLTDWLDWAFAEVKSQFMDSTKYVELQSQRQPLPLSSQS, from the coding sequence GTGAAGCGTCCCGGATGGAACCTCGAGCAGCTCGCCGGCGCGCTTCTGGGGCGATCACACCGTGCCGAGGCGGGTAAGGACCGGCTGAAACTCGCTATCGAGTTGACTCGTGACGTACTACGCGTCCCCGCCGACCATCGCATTGGGATCGTCCCCGCCTCCGACACTGGCGCTGTCGAGATGGCACTCTGGTCGTTGCTCGGTCCTCGGCCCGTCGACGTTCTGGCCTGGGAAAGCTTCGGCCACGGCTGGGGCGCCGACATCGTCGACCAACTGGGCCTGGATACCCGTGTCATCACCGCGCCCTACGGAGAGCTTCCCGATCTCACCCGAGTCGACTCGACTGACCGCGATGTGGTCTTCACGTGGAACGGCACTACCTCTGGTGTACGAGTTCCCAATGCCGAATGGATTCCACTGGGCCGCAATGGATTGACGATCTGTGACGCAACCTCGGCCGCCTTCGCCCAACCGCTGGACTTCGAGAGGCTCGATGTAGTTACCTTCTCCTGGCAGAAGGCCCTTGGCGGCGAGGGCGCCCACGGAATGCTCATACTGTCACCACGCGCGGTCGACAGGCTCGAGACCTACACACCGAGATGGCCACTCCCGAAACTGTTCCGGCTCACTAGTAACGGCAGGATCAACGAAGGCATCTTCCGAGGCGAGACCATCAACACCCCCTCGATGCTCTGCGTCGAGGACTACATCGACGCGCTACATTGGGCCGGCGAAAACGATGGATTGATAGGCCTCGTCGCCCGTGCTGATGCCAACGCTAAAGTTCTGACCGACTGGGTAGACAGCAGGGACTGGGTCACGCATCTCGCCGTCAGGCCGGAAACCCGCTCCAACACCAGCGTGTGCCTGACAATCGTTGACCCCGAAGTAGCCGCGGGTGGGGACGAGGCCGCCGCCGCATGCGCCAGGGGTATCGTCGCCCTGCTCGAAACGCAGGGCGTGGCGTATGACATCGGCTCCCATCGTGACGCACCCCCGGGACTGCGTATCTGGTGCGGCGCAACCGTGGAAACGCGCGATCTCGCTGTGCTGACCGACTGGCTGGACTGGGCGTTCGCTGAAGTCAAGTCTCAGTTCATGGATAGTACGAAATACGTTGAACTTCAGTCACAGCGCCAACCGCTACCGCTATCGAGCCAGAGCTGA
- a CDS encoding type II toxin-antitoxin system prevent-host-death family antitoxin produces MKTMTYSESRAKYAETLNAVTDDREEVVITRAGHEPVVMVALDDYESLKETAYLLRSPENARRLLASIDRLEHGTGAARDLIE; encoded by the coding sequence GTGAAGACGATGACCTATTCGGAGTCGCGGGCGAAGTATGCCGAGACCTTGAACGCCGTTACCGACGACCGTGAGGAAGTGGTGATCACCCGGGCCGGCCATGAGCCGGTGGTGATGGTGGCTCTCGACGACTACGAATCGTTGAAGGAGACGGCGTACCTGCTCCGGAGCCCGGAGAATGCCCGCCGGCTGCTGGCCTCGATCGATCGGCTCGAGCACGGCACCGGGGCCGCCCGCGACCTGATCGAATGA
- a CDS encoding transposase encodes MPDSRAGRVGLSYIPPGTPWNNGYIESFNNRLRWECLNRNHWTNLLEARVVIGDFKGEYDTRHRHSGLEYLTPVECAARCSHQHHPVACEIIGVTTARIRQRLAGGTLWAFDSGQGRLLPPAQFTADGAVP; translated from the coding sequence GTGCCCGACAGTCGAGCCGGGCGGGTCGGGCTGTCGTACATCCCTCCGGGTACGCCGTGGAACAACGGCTACATCGAGTCGTTCAACAACCGCCTGCGATGGGAGTGCCTTAACCGCAACCACTGGACGAACCTGCTCGAGGCCCGCGTCGTCATCGGCGACTTCAAGGGCGAGTACGACACACGGCATCGTCATTCAGGCCTGGAGTACCTGACCCCGGTCGAGTGCGCTGCCCGATGCAGCCACCAGCACCATCCGGTGGCCTGCGAGATCATCGGTGTCACCACCGCCCGTATCCGTCAGCGCCTGGCCGGCGGCACCCTGTGGGCGTTCGACTCGGGTCAGGGCCGACTGCTGCCGCCCGCCCAGTTCACCGCCGACGGCGCGGTCCCGTAG
- a CDS encoding isocitrate/isopropylmalate family dehydrogenase, with amino-acid sequence MTPRLQLRIGVLPGDGIGPEIVPAAEIIIDAALAARSDVEITWQRLSIGHDAISKYGTPIPSATLEVLDELDAWILGPHDSASYPDPWRTQLTPGGTIRKRFGLFANIRPARALPGTTPVSPKMDLVVVRENTEGFYADRNMHAGSGEFMPTPDVAMAVGVVTRQACERIAHEAFRLARTRRRRVTIAHKANVLPMTMGLFLDTCLEVAEQYPDVTVDHQHIDALAALLVRHGDAFDVIVTENMFGDILSDLTGELAGSIGNAPSLNTSETKAMAQAAHGAAPDIAGLGIANPTAVILSSAMLLRCLGARHDHAVLSHTANKIETAVETVMGQGICTADLGGTASTARFVDAVVESVTCSSDRVQS; translated from the coding sequence ATGACACCCCGACTGCAACTTCGCATCGGCGTACTTCCCGGAGACGGTATCGGGCCCGAAATTGTGCCCGCCGCCGAGATCATCATCGACGCCGCGCTCGCTGCACGGTCCGACGTGGAGATCACCTGGCAACGACTGTCGATCGGCCACGACGCAATCTCCAAGTACGGGACACCGATACCCTCGGCAACGTTGGAGGTCCTCGACGAGCTCGACGCATGGATCCTCGGCCCCCATGACAGCGCCTCCTACCCGGACCCGTGGCGCACACAGTTGACACCGGGCGGAACTATCCGAAAACGGTTCGGGCTGTTCGCCAATATCCGTCCTGCTCGTGCCCTTCCAGGCACGACGCCGGTATCACCGAAGATGGATCTGGTCGTGGTGCGGGAGAACACCGAAGGGTTCTACGCGGATCGGAACATGCACGCCGGTTCCGGAGAGTTCATGCCCACCCCCGACGTTGCGATGGCGGTCGGGGTGGTGACTCGTCAGGCGTGTGAGCGAATCGCCCACGAAGCGTTCCGGCTGGCACGAACTCGCCGACGGCGGGTCACCATCGCGCACAAAGCCAACGTGCTGCCCATGACCATGGGATTGTTCCTGGACACCTGCCTCGAAGTCGCCGAACAGTACCCCGACGTCACCGTCGATCATCAGCACATCGATGCGCTTGCCGCGCTGCTCGTCCGTCACGGAGACGCATTCGACGTCATCGTCACCGAGAACATGTTCGGCGACATCTTGTCCGATCTGACCGGCGAACTAGCCGGCTCCATCGGAAACGCTCCGTCGTTGAACACATCAGAGACAAAGGCCATGGCCCAGGCAGCCCATGGCGCCGCCCCGGACATCGCCGGCCTCGGTATCGCCAATCCCACCGCCGTGATCCTCTCCTCCGCCATGCTGCTGCGTTGCCTCGGTGCCCGGCACGACCATGCAGTTCTGAGCCATACCGCGAACAAGATCGAGACTGCCGTCGAAACCGTAATGGGACAGGGCATTTGCACCGCCGACCTCGGTGGAACCGCATCCACTGCTCGATTCGTCGACGCCGTGGTCGAATCGGTTACCTGTTCATCCGACAGGGTCCAGTCCTAG
- a CDS encoding aminotransferase class I/II-fold pyridoxal phosphate-dependent enzyme yields MTRIEGRTAAEIAGSVRLLVDTGSLHAGDGLPPVRELAKSLGVNRNTVVAAYRQLALAGVAITNRGAGTSIAPPPKFVEEGFAPDTVLRDVSHGNPDRDLLPDPTTVQLPPSPPVLYGESTIDPGLGEWATSQFVADQPRELRLTVTSGAVDAIEKLLSQALSHGDAVALEDPCFLTSINAVRRAGYRPAPVPVDNEGMTADGLRSALEAGARAVVCTPRAHNPTGVSLTPSRAAELQDALADHPHVLVIEDDHFSLLCQARYHSIISRTHQRWALVRSVSKFLGPDLRVAVVASDPGTAERFATQISGGTTWVSHFLQRTVHALLTDETMQDQIRAAALHYHRQNTQFVELLRDRGITATSGDGVNIWVRTGADAHAVAGQLMRRGWIVRTGDSFALGTESGAERIRLTVHELDTDVAETLADALATATAAALTIGAGL; encoded by the coding sequence TTGACGCGAATCGAGGGCAGAACAGCAGCCGAGATCGCCGGCAGTGTGCGCCTGCTGGTGGACACCGGCTCACTGCACGCCGGCGACGGGCTGCCCCCGGTGCGCGAGCTGGCGAAGTCGCTCGGCGTGAATCGCAACACCGTGGTCGCCGCCTATCGTCAACTGGCCCTGGCGGGCGTCGCGATAACCAATCGCGGCGCTGGCACGTCGATCGCCCCACCCCCTAAGTTCGTCGAGGAGGGTTTTGCCCCGGACACGGTCCTCCGCGATGTCAGCCACGGGAACCCGGACCGGGATCTTCTGCCCGACCCCACGACGGTGCAACTGCCACCGTCCCCACCGGTGCTGTACGGCGAGTCGACAATCGACCCAGGGCTAGGAGAATGGGCGACATCGCAGTTCGTCGCCGATCAGCCACGCGAGCTCCGCCTGACAGTCACCAGCGGCGCTGTCGATGCGATCGAGAAGCTGCTCTCCCAGGCGCTCAGCCATGGTGATGCGGTCGCCCTGGAGGACCCCTGCTTCCTCACCAGCATCAACGCCGTCCGGCGCGCCGGCTACCGACCTGCCCCCGTCCCGGTCGACAACGAGGGGATGACGGCCGACGGATTGCGGTCCGCCCTGGAGGCCGGCGCCCGCGCCGTCGTGTGCACTCCCCGCGCCCACAACCCCACCGGAGTGAGCCTTACACCGTCACGGGCTGCGGAACTACAGGACGCGCTCGCCGACCATCCGCACGTGCTGGTCATCGAGGACGACCACTTCTCCCTCCTCTGCCAAGCCCGCTACCACAGCATCATCTCGCGCACCCATCAGCGATGGGCACTGGTGCGGTCCGTGTCGAAATTCCTCGGCCCTGATCTGCGGGTCGCCGTAGTGGCGAGCGACCCGGGCACCGCGGAGCGCTTCGCCACACAGATCAGTGGCGGAACGACGTGGGTGAGCCACTTCCTCCAGCGCACCGTGCACGCGCTCCTCACCGACGAGACGATGCAGGACCAAATCCGGGCCGCCGCCCTGCACTATCACCGGCAAAACACCCAGTTCGTCGAGCTCCTGCGAGATCGCGGAATCACCGCCACCAGCGGCGACGGCGTCAACATCTGGGTGCGCACCGGCGCCGACGCGCATGCCGTCGCCGGGCAGCTGATGCGTCGCGGCTGGATCGTCCGCACCGGAGACAGCTTCGCCCTCGGCACCGAGTCGGGTGCCGAACGTATTCGACTGACCGTCCACGAACTCGACACGGATGTCGCCGAGACGCTCGCCGACGCTCTCGCCACGGCCACGGCAGCCGCACTCACGATAGGAGCAGGACTGTGA
- a CDS encoding GNAT family N-acetyltransferase: MTTGLVDLAPDDVLWGSALPVLQELRPHLTRNLLAQILHEGAPQGLRFTAVVEDGRCVAVAGWRIIFGTSAIRKLYVDDLSTTASARSRGHGATLLRSLAQRARDLGCRISDLDSGLQRHDAHRFYLRERMDIRAHHFTLELT, encoded by the coding sequence ATGACCACAGGACTCGTCGATCTGGCACCGGACGACGTGCTGTGGGGGAGTGCCCTGCCTGTCCTGCAGGAGCTGCGTCCCCATCTCACTCGGAATCTCTTGGCGCAGATCCTCCACGAGGGTGCCCCGCAGGGCCTGCGATTTACCGCAGTCGTCGAGGACGGACGCTGCGTCGCGGTGGCGGGTTGGCGAATCATCTTCGGCACATCCGCAATTCGCAAGCTCTACGTTGACGATCTCTCTACGACGGCGAGCGCACGCTCCCGAGGTCACGGGGCCACTCTGTTGAGGTCTCTCGCGCAACGTGCCCGCGACCTGGGGTGCCGGATTTCCGACCTGGACTCCGGGCTCCAACGGCACGATGCCCACCGCTTCTATCTCCGCGAACGCATGGATATCAGAGCCCACCACTTCACTCTCGAATTGACCTAG
- a CDS encoding YbjN domain-containing protein encodes MRLDDETENLGRLLPPLPEPAKAFLQLHERVDRESASSRGPPGRVMRLGKVPTSKELGRALGVDVFAPAERSAIACADPASVQEFSHRECGFIQYREVAVAILQETAAGIHRRLHRTDHHSEGHTMRLFTKETVPGVESGLAPLSQERIKAALKRAGWSYCVDADGDIGVTWVYGSFHFLINGDSGELLCVRGFWHGKVEESEYLRALKVCNAWNFEKLWPKAYVERDDEGVLRLHAELSVDYEHGLSDDQLLQHLACAIDTSMTFFERVNKRFPELWERARPQ; translated from the coding sequence GTGCGGCTCGACGACGAGACCGAGAATCTTGGACGATTACTGCCGCCGTTGCCCGAGCCCGCCAAGGCGTTTCTCCAGCTCCACGAGCGGGTGGACCGAGAATCAGCGAGCTCGCGTGGCCCGCCGGGGCGAGTCATGAGATTAGGGAAGGTTCCGACGTCGAAAGAACTTGGTCGCGCATTGGGTGTCGACGTGTTCGCCCCAGCAGAACGCTCCGCCATAGCATGCGCCGATCCGGCTTCGGTACAAGAGTTTTCGCATCGAGAATGCGGGTTCATCCAGTACCGCGAAGTAGCAGTCGCCATCCTGCAGGAGACGGCGGCAGGTATCCACCGTCGGCTTCATCGCACTGATCACCACTCAGAAGGGCACACCATGAGGTTGTTCACGAAGGAAACGGTACCGGGCGTTGAGAGCGGTCTTGCCCCGCTCTCGCAGGAACGAATCAAAGCCGCGCTGAAGCGGGCTGGGTGGTCGTACTGCGTCGACGCCGACGGTGACATCGGCGTTACTTGGGTGTACGGATCCTTCCACTTCTTGATCAACGGCGACAGTGGAGAGTTGTTGTGCGTGCGCGGTTTCTGGCACGGCAAGGTCGAGGAATCCGAATACCTCCGGGCTCTCAAGGTCTGCAACGCGTGGAACTTCGAGAAGCTGTGGCCGAAGGCCTACGTTGAGCGCGACGACGAGGGCGTACTCCGCCTTCACGCCGAACTCAGTGTCGATTACGAGCACGGGTTGAGCGACGACCAACTCCTGCAGCATCTCGCCTGCGCCATCGATACAAGCATGACGTTCTTCGAGCGTGTGAACAAGAGATTCCCGGAGCTATGGGAAAGGGCTCGGCCTCAATAG
- a CDS encoding PfkB family carbohydrate kinase, whose amino-acid sequence MITDQATHVGVGSVDARHLELDPRPADVLAIGSQLAYGSVGLNAAVPVYEASGLRCAAVPTTILSVLPHYPSTHRADLSADWLREVLCDLDRSGALDQLRAISVGYLASPDHAAVVAEWSSARTGSAVDVPFVLDPTLGDIGLGFYNDPNVAAALRRWLLPMATGLTPNLFELALLTERPLSSLTRLEDITAAAQSLMTFRTQWVVVTGLRSMISSDGGHRLGRIGELVLTRDTTQILSHAVAPATPAGVGDTFTASLVSRLLAGDDLLLAVDGAAGYTALQMYREDRLA is encoded by the coding sequence GTGATTACTGATCAGGCGACCCACGTTGGCGTCGGCAGCGTGGACGCCCGGCACCTCGAACTCGATCCCCGTCCCGCGGATGTCTTGGCCATCGGCTCGCAACTGGCATACGGCTCGGTCGGCCTCAACGCGGCAGTACCCGTGTACGAGGCCTCCGGTCTGCGATGTGCCGCGGTGCCCACCACCATTCTGAGCGTACTGCCCCACTACCCGTCCACGCACCGGGCGGACCTGTCCGCGGACTGGTTGCGGGAGGTCCTGTGCGACTTGGACCGCAGTGGCGCACTCGACCAGCTGCGCGCCATCAGCGTCGGCTACCTCGCCTCGCCGGACCACGCCGCGGTTGTTGCCGAATGGAGCAGTGCGCGCACCGGATCGGCGGTCGACGTTCCGTTCGTGCTCGACCCGACACTCGGCGACATCGGCCTCGGCTTCTACAACGATCCGAATGTGGCTGCAGCGCTACGACGATGGCTGCTGCCGATGGCCACAGGGCTCACCCCTAACCTCTTCGAGCTCGCGCTCCTCACCGAACGCCCGCTCTCCTCGTTGACACGACTCGAGGACATAACGGCCGCGGCGCAAAGCCTCATGACATTCCGGACGCAATGGGTCGTCGTCACGGGACTGCGCAGCATGATCTCGAGCGACGGCGGTCACCGGCTCGGCCGGATCGGCGAACTCGTTCTCACCCGCGACACTACGCAAATCCTCTCGCACGCTGTCGCTCCAGCTACTCCGGCGGGCGTTGGCGACACCTTCACCGCGTCATTGGTCTCACGACTACTCGCGGGTGACGATCTTCTACTGGCCGTCGACGGCGCCGCCGGCTACACAGCACTCCAGATGTACCGAGAGGACCGTCTCGCATGA
- a CDS encoding YggS family pyridoxal phosphate-dependent enzyme has protein sequence MPRVSDASSGPEYPPAATIDDFVRNLASVRARIAASAERSGRDASEIRLLPVSKTVAEDRVRLAVQAGCRELGENKVQEAKRKHGNLTDLDVRWSVIGHLQTNKARDAAAFAAEFQALDSLRVAEALDRRLQMVGRPLDVYVQVNTSAEESKYGLGPVDVPSFLSALPRYTALRVRGFMTLALFTADTPRLRECFRLLRAVRDRARDSDPDLIGPGELSMGMSGDHEVAIEEGADCVRLGQAIFGARTTANDLYWPTPTKERL, from the coding sequence ATGCCAAGAGTATCCGATGCATCGAGTGGTCCGGAGTACCCGCCGGCAGCAACCATCGACGACTTTGTGCGCAACCTTGCTTCCGTACGGGCTCGTATCGCCGCGTCCGCCGAGCGATCGGGCCGCGACGCGTCCGAGATCCGACTACTGCCGGTGAGCAAGACCGTCGCCGAGGACAGAGTTCGCCTGGCGGTGCAGGCGGGCTGCCGCGAACTCGGTGAGAATAAAGTGCAGGAAGCCAAACGCAAACATGGGAACCTCACCGATCTCGATGTTCGATGGTCGGTCATCGGACATCTACAGACCAACAAAGCGCGCGATGCCGCCGCCTTCGCGGCCGAATTTCAAGCGCTGGACAGCCTGCGCGTCGCAGAGGCACTCGACCGCCGCCTTCAGATGGTGGGTCGGCCCCTCGACGTATACGTACAGGTCAATACCTCGGCCGAAGAGTCCAAGTACGGTCTGGGGCCGGTCGACGTGCCGAGCTTCCTCTCCGCACTGCCGCGGTACACGGCGCTCAGGGTTCGAGGATTCATGACACTGGCCCTGTTCACCGCCGACACGCCCCGACTCCGCGAGTGTTTTCGCCTACTGCGCGCCGTCCGTGACCGCGCGCGTGACAGCGATCCCGACCTCATCGGTCCGGGGGAGCTGTCGATGGGCATGTCTGGCGACCACGAGGTTGCCATCGAGGAAGGCGCGGATTGTGTTCGCTTGGGCCAGGCCATCTTCGGCGCTCGGACCACCGCGAACGACCTCTACTGGCCCACGCCCACGAAAGAACGATTGTGA